The sequence GAATAAATTGAATTCAAAATTGATTCTAGTGTTAGAAATGTTATTGTGTTCTGGCCAAGCCTGAGCGACCTTGACAACGGAATGACAACAACTGATGCTGTCTCGCCTCCAACCATTGAGCCAAATATCAATGACTGGAGTAGATCCCATTTTAAAATAAAGTGAAGTGAAAAACCAATTAAAAATATGCTTGATACCACATAGATTGTTACCTGGACTACCGTCCTTGGACTTCCCCTGATGACTTCTTTTATCCTCATATCCATACCACTGTAAAATAGGATCATGATGAGCGTAAAGCTTGCAAACAGACCAAGAACTGGAATTAGAGGCTCTCGTGGAAATACATTGAAGACCGGCCCAAGTACAATTCCAACTGAAATCAGAAACAAATAGTACGAGATTCCCGTTTTTTTGAAAAAGATCTCGCCTGCAAATCCCAGAAATATGATTCCTGCTGCTGCGGAAAAAACAATTATCTCGTTTATCACAAAATTTCTAAAAGACGATATGATAAAATTCTGTCGAATGTTGTCGATTTATAGAAATTTTCCAGTTTGTAAATAAAAAATGGAAAAGTTTGATGACAAACATAGCTGAATTCTTTCGAGTCATCAAATCTCTGATAATGCCAGAATTGTATCTCTTTCTCCTTGTTCCATAAGATTCTTTATCGTGGTGATGGAAAAATCAGCATCCTCGAATAGAAAATGCGAGTCTTCCTTGCGTTGGATTCTCACTATTTGATCTATAATTGCACCTCTCTCTTGAGCTATCTCATGGTATTCTTTTTGAATATTTGAAAACTTTGTCCTTGAATTTTCATCTAATGAAGATTTGTCAAGAATCTCGTACATGTTTCTAATAAGGCCAAGCTGTCGATTAATCAGTTTTGACATGTGTAATGTATACAGTATCTTATCTACATGCATGATATCTCTGGCCCTATGCCAAACTTCAATCATATTTCTAGGAAGATCATGCTGTTCATGAGGAAACAGATCTACGAGATAGACCTTCTTGTTGTGTTTCGGAGATGCATCTATCACTTCACGAAGAGGGGTATTGTTCAATAATGTACCATCCCAGAGATACCTACCATTAATTCTAGTCCATGAAATTCCGTAAAACGGATACCCTGCACTGGCAAGAACATGGTCTGCAGTTATGTTATCATACATGCTATCAAATATTGACGGTCTTGCATTTTCTATGTCAGTTGAAGTAACAATCAATCTAGGACTATTTGGTTCTCTTAATTTCTTGAAATCCACATACTTGTTCAAAGTATTCATCAACGGAGTCTTATCGTAAAGATAAGGCCACAAAAATGGAAAAAAATAATCTGCCGATGGCAAAAACCATTTTGGAAAAAAAGCATTAGGATTGCCAAAAACTGCCGAGTACATTGCGGAAAAACGTGATCTCACATTATAAGGCAAATTGGGAGGAGTGACACTATCTGCCAAATCCAGCCAGAAACTTTCTAGGTCTTTTATGGGGTCATTCTTTGCACATGCGATTATTGTTGCGTTAATTGCTCCGATTGAAGTCCCAGCTACAATATCAAATTTTATTTTATGCTTGTGCAGTGACTTGTAAACGCCACATTCGTATGCGCCAAGCGAACCACCACCTTGCAAGATGAGCACCGTTTCACTTGCCTGAACCCCTGTGTGTTTAGATATATTCATTTCAGATTTAGATCTTGGTCGTACCGTGTCTTGAGAATTACTCATACATTTCCCAAGTTAAAAATTATCACTGAAATTCCGCATATGTGCGTCAAGATCATCCTGTGGAAGTGGGTTCGCTATATCGTGTTTGTGTTCGCCCTTGTGCATTCTGCTCTTTATCTTCTTTTTGTGTTCCTCTCGTGAGTGATGCAACCTATCTTTTTCATGTATGAACTCTTTTCCGCACTCGTTACATTTTACTATGTCATGATGATGTGCATGTCTAGTGTGATCAACAAGATCTTCATAACTTTCAAATTCTTCCATGCATTGTTCACATGATGTTTTTTTATGGAACAGTCTCATTTCTTTTTCAACACTCCCACAATGTTCTCAGAATTATTGGTCTGGGTAATCTTCTGTTCCTTCTGATATGTACTGTACGTCCTATTGACAACACTGATCGTTTTTATCAGATTCTTATTTCCTTCAGAAATATGTGATTTTTCTTGAACGTTTATAGTTTCATTACATGTATTACAAAATCTATTCACATTTTCAAGTGTGGATACAATGTTTTCTGACATGGTATAAAAGTGAACTTTCCAGACATCTGTAAAACTAGAATATATTACACTAGCACTCTGTATCATATTTCCAAGAAACCTGTTTCTTAGAAATTGGTACGATGTGAGAAGATAATACCAAGACGGATTGTAGAGGCGCAAATTTTTCTCTATTTCAAGATATTGAGTAGCAATATTATACGAAGATTTTACAAATTCGCCAGATAAATCAAAATAAAGTTTGAATAAATCTTCGGATGCGATATTACATCTTTTTAGATTTTGAGTGTAACTTTCCTTTATTTTCCCAAAGTATAGGTCATCACAAATAGGACAATCTGTGTTACCATCAACAGCGCCAACGTCTGTCCCGCATATATCACAGATATTTTTTCCCACTACTTTACCCTCATTTTGCATATTTTATCGCCATCTCCTCATGGATTTTTTGATTTGATTGATCTACCTTGATGGCTTGTGTAGGACAGACAGAGACACACGCCATACACCAGATACAATCATGTTCTCGAATTGGTTCTGATTTGTCTGTGTAATCTTTACGTCCCTCCTTCTGATGAGATTCACCTGTTCCAACACTGGTAGCGTTTACCATCTGTACCGCAGGAACATCATTTTCCGTCCTATACCACTGATAAACTTGAACTGGACACACCTCAATGCATCCACCATCCGATATGCATGAATCCCAGTCAACTGCGACAAAAGTCCCATGTATTCCCAGAGGAACATATTCCTCTCCCCGTTTTTTATAGGCGTTTTGTATGTTTTCATCAGTTGAAGACTCGGCATCTATTTTTCCGGGGCCCCAAACAAAATGAAAATGTTCACCATCTGCACACTTGTGTTTGCCTATTGGTTTGTGATTTTTTGGAAATTCCAAGTCTATTGGCATGCACACATACCTACATGATGAATAAAAAAGACTTGCAATCAATTGCATGAAAAAAAATGCAACTCAATCATCCACGACATACTCTGCAGAGTACATTATTTGGTTCAGTTTGTGTCTGAATTTTCTTCAGTTGTGCTGTTTACCATCTTTGTCATGGTGTGTGTAACACTTGTACTAATGTCACATTTGGTTACAAATTCCTAATTTCAAGAATAATAAAAAATGAATTATTTGTCAGAATAAAGATCAAATTCTATTTGTAGTTTAATAAAAAAAAGATTACGGGGGCGATGCTGAATCTAGATACTTGCCAGTAGTGTAGTACGAACTGTCAGGTTGGATCTTTACATAATTTTGACAATTGTTTTCAAAACTATAGCAATGACCGCTTGATGACAAAACATGCGTGTCTGCCGCACTTTTCATCGGTTCTGGATTTGCAAACTGACCACCTATCGCCATAATGCTCACGATTGATACAATTGCTACGGTAAGGATCCCAACCGCAGCAAGGTATGTGCTTCTTCGACGAATTTGAGTTAGCATGATCATGTAATCACAAATTAAGTTAAAAGTAGTATGCATATACTGCAATCAATTGCATGAAAAAAAATGCAATTAATTCATCATGCTTTTATGTCAAAATACGTTACTTTAACACGAGGTCTTTAAAACGACAAAACAATCTCATCAAAAGGAGCACATGCACCAGTGGTCTGTCACATCAAATCACTGGCAATGCAACACATGTGGAAAGATATATGGATAAACCAAAAAACTTCCCATCTTTTTTATACAATTGTAACTGTCTCATTTTTTAGTTTTCTTATTTTGATATTACATCCACAGATTTAGAAAGGTAATTTGCTTGACTTTCTGTAAAGGTTTTCAATCGAGTGACATCGGGTTTGAAAAATAGGTCAATGAACCAATCAGTTACTACTCGTAGTTTCTTTTCAGAAGTAGGTAGACGACTGAGATAATAAGTCCTCCAAACCATCCATGCGAACAGACCGTGAGTCTTTATTCCAAACAACATACCTACACCCGTTCTTTGTCCTATTTGGGCCATGATTCCTCTTGACTTATAACTGAAACTGACTTTGCCTCCCCCTCTTATTTCAGATATCAGATTGTGTGCCACAACCTTTGCCTGTTCTACCGCGTTTTGAGCAGTAGGAGGATATGGTCTTCCAGTATGCGAATCCAGTATAGAAGCACAGTCTCCATGTGCATATACTCCATCAAAACCTTTGATCTTAAGGTACTCATCAACTACGATTCGTCCGCCTCTGTCATGTTCACATTGTAATTCTTTAACAATTTTTTCAGGAGTAACACCGCCAGCCCATACTAGGGTGTAGGTCTCTATACTAGTACCATCCTTTAGTTTCGCAATGGATGCACTTGCCGAACTAACAGGGTTGTTTAGAATTATCTCTATTCCAGAGTTTTTCAGTTTTTGTGTAGCAAATTTTGAAAGGTCATCACTTACCTCAGGCAGTACTTTGTCCATGGCATCAACAAGAACCACTCGTATGTCTCGGATGTCAAGGTCATGGTAAAAGTCTCGAATTGCATCCCTGACCAACATGTTCAGTTCGCCTACCGTCTCTACGCCTGCAAATCCCCCTCCGACAACAACAAATGTCATCAGGCTCTTTCTTAGATCTTCGTCTTGTTCTATACTGGCTTGCTCTAATGTGTCAATTACATGGTTACGTAGAACAATTGCATCTCCGAGGCTTTTCATTGTATAAGAGTATTTTTTGACATCTTCCATACCAAAGAAATTAGTCTCTCCGCCAAGAGCGATTACTAGATAGTCATAATCCAAGATGTGATCATGCCAATTTGCCGACTCATTTTTGGTACCTATTTTATTTGACATAGTAACCTGCCTTTTTTGAAAATTGATAGATCTGATTGTTGCCTCGTAAAATCTTGCTCTTTTGCAAAATGCTCTTACTGGTGTTACGATGTGTCTAGTTTCTATGTTGCCAGAAACCACCTCTGGTAACATAGGAGTGAAGAGAAAAAAATTATCCTTGCTTACCATGCTGATATCTATTGTGAAATCATTTTCAAATTTGTTTTCTAATCTTCTTAAAACCTCGATTCCCGCAAATCCTCCTCCTAAGATGAGTATTCTTTTTCTGTC comes from Candidatus Nitrosotalea sinensis and encodes:
- a CDS encoding 4Fe-4S dicluster domain-containing protein encodes the protein MPIDLEFPKNHKPIGKHKCADGEHFHFVWGPGKIDAESSTDENIQNAYKKRGEEYVPLGIHGTFVAVDWDSCISDGGCIEVCPVQVYQWYRTENDVPAVQMVNATSVGTGESHQKEGRKDYTDKSEPIREHDCIWCMACVSVCPTQAIKVDQSNQKIHEEMAIKYAK
- a CDS encoding patatin-like phospholipase family protein — encoded protein: MSNSQDTVRPRSKSEMNISKHTGVQASETVLILQGGGSLGAYECGVYKSLHKHKIKFDIVAGTSIGAINATIIACAKNDPIKDLESFWLDLADSVTPPNLPYNVRSRFSAMYSAVFGNPNAFFPKWFLPSADYFFPFLWPYLYDKTPLMNTLNKYVDFKKLREPNSPRLIVTSTDIENARPSIFDSMYDNITADHVLASAGYPFYGISWTRINGRYLWDGTLLNNTPLREVIDASPKHNKKVYLVDLFPHEQHDLPRNMIEVWHRARDIMHVDKILYTLHMSKLINRQLGLIRNMYEILDKSSLDENSRTKFSNIQKEYHEIAQERGAIIDQIVRIQRKEDSHFLFEDADFSITTIKNLMEQGERDTILALSEI
- a CDS encoding NAD(P)/FAD-dependent oxidoreductase is translated as MEKSEKADIEVNDRKRILILGGGFAGIEVLRRLENKFENDFTIDISMVSKDNFFLFTPMLPEVVSGNIETRHIVTPVRAFCKRARFYEATIRSINFQKRQVTMSNKIGTKNESANWHDHILDYDYLVIALGGETNFFGMEDVKKYSYTMKSLGDAIVLRNHVIDTLEQASIEQDEDLRKSLMTFVVVGGGFAGVETVGELNMLVRDAIRDFYHDLDIRDIRVVLVDAMDKVLPEVSDDLSKFATQKLKNSGIEIILNNPVSSASASIAKLKDGTSIETYTLVWAGGVTPEKIVKELQCEHDRGGRIVVDEYLKIKGFDGVYAHGDCASILDSHTGRPYPPTAQNAVEQAKVVAHNLISEIRGGGKVSFSYKSRGIMAQIGQRTGVGMLFGIKTHGLFAWMVWRTYYLSRLPTSEKKLRVVTDWFIDLFFKPDVTRLKTFTESQANYLSKSVDVISK